A region from the Vibrio artabrorum genome encodes:
- a CDS encoding SAM-dependent methyltransferase, producing the protein MEQLAKQNNNIEQQAKAVAVSSNCKYRALIFKVLESLQFATLEIIERDQHSVFGDRDADLKGRIVIHDATFFRDVVINGSIGASEAYIDGKWTSPNLTRVIQIMARNQAQLDELDDKTQWISRIKNLLLRRKNANTEQGSKRNIIAHYDIGNELYERFLDSSMQYSSAIYSEDAETLSKAQQNKMKTICERLELSENDSVVEIGTGWGGLAIFMAQHYGCHVTTTTISDAQHELAEQKVKALGLTDKITLLKEDYRNLTGEYDKLVSIEMIEAVGHEYLQTFFEKCSSLLKPSGKMLIQAITIADSRYDKYRKGIDFIQKYIFPGGCLPSVSVMTQHLATSTDLVVQEIDDIGLHYARTLNDWNIAFENSWEELESLGYSEEFKRLWIFYFCYCEGAFKERVISTHHLVARKPRYFGAKDETVLDY; encoded by the coding sequence ATGGAACAGCTTGCCAAACAAAACAACAACATTGAACAACAAGCTAAAGCCGTTGCTGTTTCAAGCAACTGTAAATATCGAGCTTTAATCTTTAAGGTGTTAGAAAGCCTGCAATTCGCAACGCTTGAAATCATTGAGCGCGACCAGCATTCGGTGTTCGGCGATCGAGACGCAGACTTGAAAGGTCGAATCGTGATTCATGATGCGACCTTTTTTAGAGATGTCGTCATCAATGGCAGCATTGGGGCCTCTGAAGCCTATATCGATGGCAAATGGACCAGTCCAAATCTCACGCGTGTGATTCAAATCATGGCTCGTAACCAAGCCCAATTGGATGAGCTTGATGACAAGACACAGTGGATTTCTCGCATCAAAAACCTCTTGCTTCGTCGTAAGAATGCCAACACCGAACAAGGCTCTAAGCGAAATATTATTGCTCACTACGACATTGGTAATGAACTCTATGAGCGCTTCCTCGATAGCTCAATGCAGTATTCTTCCGCTATCTACAGCGAAGATGCAGAAACCTTGTCGAAGGCTCAGCAAAACAAAATGAAAACCATCTGTGAGCGATTAGAGCTTTCGGAGAACGATAGCGTGGTCGAGATAGGCACCGGCTGGGGTGGCTTAGCCATCTTCATGGCACAACACTACGGTTGTCATGTCACCACAACCACCATTTCAGATGCTCAGCACGAGCTTGCGGAGCAAAAAGTCAAAGCGCTTGGTTTAACCGACAAAATCACCCTACTTAAAGAGGATTATCGCAACCTCACGGGTGAGTATGACAAGTTAGTCTCTATCGAGATGATAGAAGCGGTCGGCCATGAATATCTCCAAACCTTCTTTGAGAAATGTTCTTCACTGTTGAAACCATCAGGCAAGATGCTGATTCAAGCGATTACTATTGCCGACAGCCGTTACGACAAATACCGTAAAGGCATCGACTTTATTCAGAAATACATCTTCCCTGGCGGCTGTTTACCGTCGGTTTCCGTGATGACCCAACACCTTGCGACTAGCACCGACCTTGTGGTTCAAGAAATTGATGATATTGGCCTGCACTACGCTCGAACGCTGAATGATTGGAACATCGCCTTTGAAAATAGTTGGGAAGAGCTAGAGTCTCTCGGCTATTCAGAAGAGTTTAAGCGCTTGTGGATCTTCTACTTCTGCTACTGCGAAGGCGCATTCAAAGAGCGTGTGATCAGTACTCATCACTTAGTTGCTAGAAAACCTCGTTACTTTGGAGCAAAAGATGAAACGGTTTTGGATTATTAA
- a CDS encoding DUF2878 domain-containing protein, whose translation MKRFWIINLVLFQATWVCSAFFTAQASFITPLIVVVHFLLSPTRSHDLKVLCLLPLGLLLDSLMLHFGIFAADSEIANQSWFPVWLICLWIMFLISFNHSLNWLLKCSKVILFVIGFVAGTSSYWGGIKAGALLTTWPDASVVAALAISWGILLPLLVAAYSNLVQPKMAITR comes from the coding sequence ATGAAACGGTTTTGGATTATTAATCTCGTTCTGTTTCAAGCGACCTGGGTTTGCAGTGCATTCTTTACCGCACAAGCCTCGTTCATTACCCCACTGATCGTGGTGGTTCATTTTCTTCTCTCTCCAACTCGCAGTCACGACTTGAAAGTACTGTGTTTATTACCGCTGGGGCTATTACTAGATAGCCTCATGCTTCACTTCGGTATCTTTGCCGCCGATTCTGAGATCGCCAACCAATCGTGGTTCCCGGTTTGGCTAATATGTCTTTGGATCATGTTTTTAATCAGTTTCAATCACAGCCTCAATTGGCTTTTAAAATGCTCGAAAGTGATCTTGTTTGTCATTGGGTTCGTAGCAGGTACTAGTAGTTATTGGGGGGGCATCAAAGCGGGCGCCCTTCTTACGACTTGGCCTGATGCATCGGTAGTCGCTGCCCTTGCAATAAGTTGGGGGATTTTGTTGCCCTTACTGGTGGCCGCCTACTCCAACTTAGTACAACCTAAAATGGCAATAACGAGGTGA
- a CDS encoding chalcone isomerase family protein encodes MAYPRNPRQTFKPESGVVRTHQQTKNTLLSFITLSLFFAALLFTGNTKASVVDDLSKRGQGEMSYLFWTLYSAEFYATPTNSERALKLEYYRSIDSKDLVDATEDQWNKLGYSNNNIQRWLKPLYEMWPNVEAGSTLTIRIAEDNVSRFYFDEQPIGIIQDKQFGEAFLAIWLSENTSEPGLRKQLLGLNK; translated from the coding sequence ATGGCTTATCCACGCAACCCGAGACAAACGTTCAAACCTGAGAGCGGTGTTGTTCGCACTCATCAGCAAACAAAAAATACACTGTTAAGCTTTATCACTCTCTCGTTGTTTTTTGCTGCGCTGCTCTTTACCGGAAACACCAAAGCCTCTGTTGTCGATGATTTAAGCAAACGTGGGCAGGGTGAAATGAGTTACCTGTTTTGGACGCTCTACTCTGCAGAATTCTACGCGACACCAACCAACTCTGAACGAGCCTTAAAGCTTGAATACTACCGCTCTATCGATAGCAAAGACCTCGTAGACGCGACCGAAGATCAATGGAACAAGCTTGGCTACTCTAACAACAACATTCAACGCTGGTTGAAACCGCTCTACGAAATGTGGCCAAACGTTGAAGCAGGAAGCACACTCACGATCCGTATCGCAGAAGATAACGTGAGTCGCTTTTATTTCGATGAACAACCGATCGGCATCATTCAAGACAAGCAATTTGGTGAAGCCTTTCTAGCGATTTGGTTATCTGAAAACACCTCTGAACCCGGTCTTCGTAAACAACTTTTAGGTTTGAACAAATGA
- a CDS encoding DUF3833 domain-containing protein: MNPKTTIIKFALAFFSLTWLVGCGSASLEDHVDTTPELKLETFFNGELMAYGMVLDRSGNLLRRFDAKLNATWDGDNGEIKEWFSFADGERSTRVWNLIKTGENTYSGTANDVVGTAYGETQGSALYWKYNLEIEVDGSTYDVVLDDWMFLMDDKRLFNKTEMSKFGFKVGEIILYIEKI, encoded by the coding sequence ATGAATCCAAAAACAACAATAATAAAATTTGCTCTGGCATTTTTTTCACTCACTTGGCTAGTGGGCTGTGGCTCTGCAAGTTTAGAAGACCATGTCGACACTACGCCAGAGCTCAAGCTTGAAACCTTTTTTAATGGCGAGCTAATGGCCTACGGCATGGTGCTCGACCGCTCTGGTAACTTACTGCGCCGCTTTGATGCCAAACTGAACGCGACTTGGGACGGTGACAACGGAGAAATAAAAGAGTGGTTCTCTTTTGCTGATGGCGAGCGCTCAACTCGCGTTTGGAATCTGATCAAAACGGGCGAAAACACCTATTCTGGGACTGCCAACGATGTCGTTGGAACCGCTTATGGTGAAACGCAAGGCTCTGCGCTTTATTGGAAATATAACCTTGAAATAGAAGTGGATGGCAGTACCTATGACGTCGTTTTAGATGATTGGATGTTTTTGATGGACGATAAACGACTGTTTAACAAGACAGAGATGTCCAAGTTCGGCTTTAAAGTCGGAGAGATCATTTTATACATCGAGAAGATTTGA
- a CDS encoding RNA recognition motif domain-containing protein codes for MKLLVRNLSRSTSEQDIRVLFSEFGSVKECSLVLDQETGESKGFAFVEMPEHEEAKAALNKLNMTKLGKNTIRVKVANS; via the coding sequence ATGAAACTTCTCGTTCGTAACCTATCGCGCTCTACATCTGAGCAAGACATCCGTGTGCTATTTTCTGAGTTCGGCTCAGTAAAAGAGTGCAGCCTAGTTTTAGACCAAGAAACTGGCGAATCTAAAGGCTTTGCTTTTGTTGAAATGCCAGAGCACGAAGAAGCTAAAGCGGCACTCAACAAGCTGAACATGACTAAGCTTGGCAAAAACACGATTCGTGTAAAAGTGGCTAACTCTTAA
- a CDS encoding ribosome recycling factor family protein, which yields MFSVPLNSFVHRVSDKSQLMASAAECGCQLKRVRRSRNWLLVAQEHQLIEFKTMLTHEKDGWIVIAIDKVLPKPVVCLASLLAATPSMTVAQLVMESGCSMAEARRAIDEHEGL from the coding sequence ATGTTTAGCGTCCCATTGAATAGTTTTGTGCATCGTGTCAGTGATAAAAGTCAACTGATGGCAAGTGCTGCGGAATGTGGATGTCAGTTGAAACGAGTTCGCCGTTCACGTAATTGGTTACTGGTCGCTCAAGAACATCAACTCATTGAATTTAAAACGATGTTAACTCATGAGAAAGATGGTTGGATAGTCATTGCTATCGACAAAGTCCTGCCGAAACCTGTGGTGTGTTTGGCATCTCTGTTGGCCGCGACACCTTCAATGACCGTTGCTCAACTGGTGATGGAATCTGGATGTTCAATGGCAGAAGCAAGACGTGCTATTGATGAACACGAAGGACTGTAG
- a CDS encoding LysR family transcriptional regulator — MDKFSDMTMFVGIVKHHGLAAAGRELGLSPATMTTRLQALEERYGVKLLNRSTRHVSLTDSGELYYKACLEILENVSEAENLIQNGVREVKGPLKIAAPKDIGKQYILPILSEFCQQYPDVIPYLYLNDRLSNIAESGMDIVLRYGELVDSSLISRRLSPSRRVLCASPEYLVKHGTPIKPQDLVDHACLAMLRSNEELKTWHFQDHDMKKAVTVVPKRFSDDGEVIRYWALQGEGIALKSVLDVQGDINNRRLVTLLNGYMKNFNTSTSVSSADLNVVYISKKYQPKRIRLFLDFLFERFNCLVEKSNEG; from the coding sequence ATGGACAAATTTTCCGATATGACAATGTTTGTGGGTATCGTTAAGCATCATGGATTGGCTGCAGCAGGACGTGAATTGGGTTTATCTCCTGCCACTATGACGACAAGGCTTCAGGCACTTGAAGAGCGATATGGTGTGAAGTTGCTAAACCGAAGCACGAGACATGTGTCTTTGACCGATTCTGGTGAGCTGTATTATAAGGCGTGTCTTGAGATACTCGAGAACGTTAGTGAAGCTGAGAACTTGATCCAAAATGGGGTTAGGGAAGTAAAAGGCCCGTTAAAAATCGCAGCGCCAAAGGACATTGGTAAGCAATATATTCTCCCTATTTTGTCGGAGTTTTGTCAGCAATATCCAGACGTTATTCCATACTTGTATTTGAACGATCGCTTATCCAATATCGCAGAATCTGGAATGGATATTGTGCTCCGTTATGGTGAGTTGGTCGACAGCAGTTTGATATCAAGACGCTTGTCACCAAGTCGACGTGTATTGTGTGCATCACCAGAATATCTTGTGAAACATGGTACCCCCATCAAACCTCAAGATTTGGTTGATCATGCGTGTTTGGCGATGCTTCGCAGCAACGAAGAACTTAAGACTTGGCACTTCCAAGATCATGACATGAAGAAGGCTGTAACGGTAGTTCCTAAGCGATTTTCGGATGACGGTGAAGTGATTCGTTATTGGGCGTTACAAGGCGAGGGGATTGCTCTCAAATCGGTTTTGGATGTGCAAGGGGATATCAACAATCGGCGTTTAGTGACGTTGTTAAATGGTTATATGAAGAACTTCAATACTTCCACTTCCGTCTCCAGTGCCGATTTGAACGTGGTATACATCAGTAAAAAGTATCAGCCGAAGCGGATTCGTTTGTTTTTGGATTTTCTTTTCGAGAGGTTTAACTGCTTGGTCGAAAAATCAAATGAAGGGTAA
- a CDS encoding SDR family oxidoreductase has product MKHNHTKQNKTTFVIVGGTSGIGKALAMQLKNEDHIVHIASRHTGLDISDEKSICNYFESIGVFDHLIVTAGSFAPGGKVTDVATEDAKTAFDTKFWGSLNVAKHAARYITSNGSITLTTGMLSRKVVAGTYVKTAINAALESVTKILAKELSPIRVNAVSPGLTMTDAYKNMDDAARATMYDNAKQQLPAGKVGEAEDIAMGYLFAINNPYVTGSVIDIDGGALLG; this is encoded by the coding sequence ATGAAACATAACCATACCAAACAAAATAAAACAACCTTTGTCATTGTTGGTGGTACATCAGGTATCGGTAAAGCTTTAGCGATGCAACTGAAAAACGAAGACCACATCGTACACATTGCTAGCCGACATACCGGTCTGGATATCAGTGATGAAAAATCTATCTGTAATTACTTCGAATCGATTGGCGTCTTTGATCATTTAATCGTAACGGCTGGCTCATTCGCACCGGGTGGGAAAGTCACCGACGTTGCCACCGAGGATGCAAAAACGGCTTTTGACACCAAATTCTGGGGAAGCCTAAATGTTGCCAAACATGCTGCGCGTTATATCACTTCAAATGGCTCAATCACGCTAACAACCGGCATGCTATCTCGCAAAGTGGTTGCCGGTACGTACGTAAAAACAGCCATCAACGCCGCACTTGAAAGCGTGACTAAAATACTCGCGAAAGAGTTATCTCCAATTCGAGTCAACGCGGTAAGCCCGGGACTCACCATGACAGATGCATACAAAAACATGGACGATGCAGCTCGCGCAACTATGTACGATAACGCTAAACAACAGCTACCGGCGGGTAAGGTAGGAGAAGCTGAAGATATTGCAATGGGTTACCTATTTGCAATCAACAACCCATACGTAACAGGGTCTGTCATCGATATTGATGGCGGCGCGTTACTCGGGTAA
- a CDS encoding alkene reductase produces MSKLFENTELKDLKLQNRVVMAPMTRARTSQPGNVPNDMMATYYQQRASAGLIISEATQISDDSQGYSFTPGVYTDAQIEGWKSVTTAAKAQGAAIFCQLWHVGRVSHPTFQKGELPIAPSALAPIETQVWIADENGNGNMVDCIQPREMTQADIDRVVQDFANSAKKAIEAGFNGVEIHGGNGYLIDQFLRTNSNKRTDNYGGTRENRLRFLIEVVDAVIEAIGADKVGVRLAPFITFKDMNCPDIVPTILEASKALQDRNIAYLHLSEADWDDAPVIPESFRVELREIFSNTIIVAGSYTPERAEEVLSKGYADLVAFGRPFVANPDLVSRLQNGSELSELDGATLFGGNEKGYTDYPAL; encoded by the coding sequence ATGAGTAAGTTATTCGAAAACACAGAACTGAAAGATCTTAAGCTACAAAACCGTGTTGTTATGGCACCCATGACACGCGCTCGTACTAGCCAACCAGGAAACGTACCCAACGACATGATGGCGACGTACTACCAACAACGTGCCAGTGCAGGGCTAATCATCTCTGAAGCGACACAAATCTCAGATGACTCTCAAGGTTACTCATTTACACCCGGCGTTTATACCGATGCACAAATCGAAGGTTGGAAGTCAGTAACAACCGCAGCAAAAGCACAAGGTGCCGCGATATTCTGCCAACTATGGCATGTAGGCCGCGTGTCACACCCTACCTTTCAAAAAGGCGAGCTGCCGATTGCCCCTTCAGCATTAGCACCAATAGAAACTCAGGTTTGGATCGCTGATGAGAATGGCAACGGCAACATGGTGGATTGCATCCAACCAAGAGAGATGACCCAAGCAGACATCGACCGTGTTGTTCAAGATTTTGCTAACTCAGCGAAAAAAGCGATCGAGGCAGGGTTCAATGGCGTCGAGATCCACGGTGGCAATGGTTACCTGATTGACCAGTTCCTAAGAACCAACTCAAACAAGCGCACCGACAACTACGGTGGCACTCGTGAGAATCGACTTCGCTTTTTGATTGAAGTGGTTGATGCGGTGATTGAAGCGATTGGTGCTGACAAAGTGGGCGTACGTTTGGCCCCATTCATCACCTTCAAAGACATGAACTGCCCCGATATCGTGCCAACGATTTTAGAAGCGTCAAAAGCGCTACAAGATCGCAATATCGCTTATCTGCATCTATCAGAAGCCGACTGGGATGACGCACCTGTTATCCCTGAAAGCTTCCGTGTGGAATTAAGAGAAATATTCTCCAACACCATCATTGTTGCAGGCAGCTACACACCAGAGCGCGCCGAAGAAGTATTAAGTAAAGGCTACGCCGACCTCGTCGCATTTGGTCGCCCATTCGTAGCAAACCCAGATTTGGTATCACGTCTACAAAACGGCAGCGAACTGTCAGAACTCGATGGTGCCACTCTGTTTGGTGGTAACGAAAAAGGCTATACCGATTATCCAGCGTTGTAG
- the rlmJ gene encoding 23S rRNA (adenine(2030)-N(6))-methyltransferase RlmJ, whose amino-acid sequence MEYRHQCHVGDHGDALKHPVLSALVQSLMQQHSRLNVIDTHSGTGCYDLTTAPSNHAGEFAEGVGYLWRNKAYLPPAFSSFMSVLEYYNPNQLISLYPGSAAITYQQGRSQDSFYFSDIQQDEADLLQTNIEKLQRDLDVSSKLTITAGDGLKALPDDIAKHDDHHLIVIDPPYETDSEYLAVIDALVKAYQQSEKVSALIWYPLYTDDKSSLILNHCVTAVKDGLLPSPIKSELRLRDPKGDDRLIGSGLLLFNPPQGIAGMVADTLDYLHRQLATKGEGYWQMRSL is encoded by the coding sequence ATGGAATATCGACATCAATGTCATGTAGGCGACCATGGTGATGCGCTAAAGCATCCAGTATTGAGTGCACTTGTTCAGTCATTAATGCAGCAACATTCACGCCTCAATGTTATCGACACCCACTCTGGTACAGGGTGTTATGACCTCACTACCGCACCAAGCAATCATGCTGGTGAGTTTGCTGAAGGGGTCGGGTACTTATGGCGAAATAAGGCTTATCTTCCTCCGGCATTCAGCTCTTTTATGTCGGTACTGGAATACTACAACCCGAATCAACTTATCTCTCTCTATCCGGGTTCTGCAGCCATCACCTACCAACAAGGCCGCAGCCAAGATAGCTTCTATTTTTCAGACATTCAGCAAGATGAAGCCGACCTATTACAAACCAATATTGAGAAGCTGCAACGCGATCTCGATGTTTCAAGTAAGCTCACCATTACCGCGGGCGATGGCTTGAAAGCACTACCTGACGACATCGCAAAGCACGATGATCATCACTTGATTGTTATCGACCCACCTTATGAAACCGACTCTGAATATCTGGCAGTCATTGATGCCTTGGTTAAGGCGTATCAGCAGTCTGAGAAGGTATCTGCCTTGATTTGGTATCCGCTTTACACGGATGATAAGAGCTCACTGATTCTCAACCACTGCGTGACAGCGGTGAAAGATGGCTTGCTACCAAGTCCGATTAAGTCAGAGCTTCGCCTTCGAGATCCTAAGGGGGATGATCGCCTTATAGGCAGTGGTTTATTGTTGTTCAATCCACCACAAGGCATTGCTGGTATGGTCGCAGATACGCTCGATTATTTACACCGCCAACTTGCCACTAAGGGCGAAGGTTATTGGCAAATGAGAAGTTTATAG
- the secF gene encoding protein translocase subunit SecF, whose product MSTSKMTISDRYISNSSMTRLRKVMSVISIVLFMSSVMLVAVKGFNWGLDFTGGVVAEVQLSDQVTKDALKTKLDTAFQQDVQVVGMAEQDRWTIRYSQLTDASQPNLMDALSSVSDQVKVLNSSVVGPQVGQDMVDQGGLAVLVCFLMIMLYLSVRFEWRLALGALAAIIYDVTLILGLFAFTQFEFNLTVLAAVLAILGYSLNDSIIIADRVREMLRGNPNGDTDNLLNESVKATFSRTMVTSGTTLITVSALWLLGGAALQGFAIALVVGIVSGTWSSVSVGITLPKLLGLKPCHYQVKVPVEVEGEYP is encoded by the coding sequence ATGAGTACTTCAAAAATGACGATTTCAGACCGCTATATTTCAAACAGCAGCATGACTCGCCTTCGTAAGGTGATGTCTGTGATTTCTATTGTGCTGTTCATGAGCTCTGTGATGCTGGTGGCGGTGAAAGGTTTTAACTGGGGCCTAGACTTCACCGGTGGTGTGGTTGCCGAGGTGCAACTCTCTGATCAAGTCACCAAAGATGCGTTAAAAACAAAACTTGATACGGCTTTTCAACAAGACGTACAAGTGGTTGGTATGGCAGAACAGGATCGCTGGACAATCCGTTACAGCCAACTGACGGACGCATCTCAACCCAATTTAATGGATGCTTTGTCATCCGTGAGTGACCAAGTAAAAGTGCTTAACAGCAGCGTGGTTGGCCCTCAAGTAGGGCAAGACATGGTTGATCAAGGTGGCTTGGCGGTATTGGTGTGTTTCCTAATGATCATGCTGTACCTGAGTGTACGATTTGAGTGGCGTTTGGCATTAGGCGCCCTTGCCGCGATCATCTATGACGTGACGCTTATTTTGGGCCTGTTCGCTTTTACTCAGTTCGAGTTCAACCTGACCGTATTGGCAGCCGTGTTGGCAATTTTGGGTTACTCATTGAATGATTCGATCATCATTGCCGACCGTGTTCGTGAAATGCTGCGTGGCAATCCAAATGGTGACACGGATAACCTGCTCAACGAATCGGTGAAAGCGACCTTCTCGCGCACCATGGTGACTTCAGGTACAACGCTAATCACCGTATCTGCGCTTTGGCTACTGGGTGGTGCTGCGCTGCAAGGATTCGCGATTGCACTGGTTGTAGGTATTGTCAGCGGTACGTGGTCTTCAGTATCTGTCGGTATCACGCTGCCTAAGCTACTTGGCTTAAAGCCTTGTCACTATCAAGTGAAAGTGCCAGTAGAAGTTGAGGGCGAGTACCCTTAG
- the secD gene encoding protein translocase subunit SecD: MTVKKRIPRKQINHYSKWKYVVLIATIIIMVLSALPSWYGENASVQISNRSEQTIDATQITQYLASEGIQAKSAFQKGQRLVVILEDAEQQAKAKEVLNKYLLDNATVALAMEPAAPKWLTDMGFAPIQLGLDLRGGVQFLLEVDMEPVYHAQAQSVVDEITSQVRYARGEVVNNQVKLTFRTDADFEQAQKLIREEFPNWLRARSDKALTLEQSQDEQRTLRNLTVQQNLQIMRSRIEELGITEASIQRQGESRIRIELPGVQDPAAAKDVIGATASLAFYAVYDNATRNTQTLTDSDGNRVVVARKAVLSGEHIIDARSGIGEMSSAEVNITLDSAGGKKMSEFSRHNIGKPMATVYSEYSRDRAGNSKKTSEVISVANIQSQLGSRFRITGAGTLGEAQELALLLRAGSLTAPVTIIEERTIGPSLGAENVTNGFAALALGLGLTLTFMALWYRRLGWVANCALMINMTTLFGLIALLPGAVLTLPGIAGLVLTVGMAVDTNVLIFERIRDKMEEGRSFASAIDRGFDSAFSSIFDANVTTMIVAVALYTIGNGPIQGFALTLGLGLLTSMFTGIFASRAIINLVWGRDQRHDVRI, encoded by the coding sequence TTGACTGTGAAAAAACGCATTCCAAGAAAACAAATTAACCACTACTCAAAGTGGAAATACGTGGTGCTTATCGCCACCATTATCATCATGGTTCTGAGTGCTCTACCGTCTTGGTATGGCGAGAATGCATCGGTTCAAATCAGCAACCGCTCTGAACAGACCATCGATGCGACTCAAATTACCCAATATCTTGCGAGTGAAGGCATTCAAGCTAAATCAGCCTTTCAAAAAGGCCAACGTTTAGTCGTGATCTTGGAAGATGCTGAGCAACAAGCAAAAGCGAAAGAAGTGCTTAATAAGTACCTATTGGATAACGCGACAGTTGCGCTCGCGATGGAGCCAGCTGCCCCCAAATGGCTGACTGACATGGGCTTTGCACCGATTCAGCTAGGCCTTGATTTACGTGGTGGTGTGCAGTTCCTGCTCGAAGTAGACATGGAACCGGTTTATCACGCACAAGCGCAATCTGTGGTCGACGAGATCACCAGCCAAGTACGCTACGCTCGTGGTGAAGTGGTGAACAATCAAGTGAAGTTGACCTTTCGTACCGACGCTGATTTTGAACAAGCACAAAAACTGATTCGTGAAGAGTTTCCCAATTGGTTACGTGCCCGTTCAGATAAAGCGTTGACCTTGGAGCAATCTCAAGATGAACAAAGGACGTTACGTAACCTAACGGTGCAACAAAACCTACAAATTATGCGCAGCCGTATTGAAGAGTTAGGCATTACGGAGGCATCGATTCAGCGTCAAGGTGAAAGCCGTATTCGTATTGAGCTTCCAGGTGTGCAAGATCCTGCTGCTGCAAAAGATGTGATTGGTGCGACCGCTTCATTGGCTTTTTATGCGGTGTACGATAATGCAACTCGCAATACTCAAACTTTGACAGATTCCGATGGTAATCGTGTCGTGGTGGCTCGCAAAGCGGTATTAAGCGGCGAACATATTATCGATGCGCGTAGCGGCATTGGTGAGATGAGTAGTGCAGAAGTAAACATCACGTTGGATTCTGCGGGTGGCAAGAAAATGTCTGAATTTTCTCGCCATAATATCGGCAAGCCAATGGCGACTGTTTACAGCGAATACAGCCGTGACAGAGCGGGTAACAGCAAAAAAACCAGTGAAGTCATTAGTGTTGCGAACATTCAATCTCAGTTAGGCAGTCGTTTCCGTATCACGGGGGCTGGCACTCTAGGTGAAGCGCAGGAACTTGCTCTATTGTTGCGAGCTGGCTCATTAACCGCGCCTGTCACCATCATTGAAGAGCGCACCATTGGCCCTTCTCTGGGGGCGGAAAACGTAACCAACGGCTTTGCAGCTTTGGCACTTGGTCTTGGCCTTACGCTAACGTTCATGGCGTTATGGTACCGCCGTCTTGGCTGGGTCGCGAACTGTGCCCTGATGATTAACATGACCACATTGTTTGGTTTGATTGCTTTGCTTCCGGGGGCGGTATTAACTCTGCCGGGTATTGCGGGTTTGGTACTGACCGTCGGTATGGCGGTAGACACTAACGTACTTATCTTCGAGCGTATTCGAGACAAGATGGAAGAAGGGCGCAGTTTTGCGAGCGCTATCGACCGTGGTTTTGATAGCGCATTCTCATCAATTTTCGATGCTAACGTCACCACCATGATCGTTGCTGTGGCTCTATACACCATCGGTAATGGGCCGATTCAGGGCTTCGCTCTGACACTGGGCTTAGGTCTTCTAACCAGTATGTTCACGGGCATTTTTGCTTCACGCGCGATCATCAATTTGGTTTGGGGGCGTGACCAACGCCACGATGTAAGGATTTAA